In Sporosarcina psychrophila, a genomic segment contains:
- the tadA gene encoding tRNA adenosine(34) deaminase TadA — protein MDTFNKDRLYMQLAIDEAMKAQALGEVPIGAIIVHEDKVIARAHNLRETTQNAVTHAELSAIQDACQEIGSWRLEDTTLYVTLEPCPMCAGAILQSRIPRVVYGARDPKGGCVDSLYRLLNDPRFNHECDVVEGVSADECGEMLTAFFRAIRERKKSDQKRKRLDQELES, from the coding sequence TTGGATACTTTTAATAAAGACCGGCTATATATGCAGTTGGCAATTGACGAAGCGATGAAAGCACAGGCTCTTGGCGAAGTACCCATTGGCGCGATCATCGTTCATGAGGATAAAGTAATTGCACGGGCACATAATTTGCGAGAAACCACCCAAAACGCAGTTACCCATGCAGAGTTGTCGGCAATTCAAGATGCATGTCAAGAAATTGGTAGCTGGCGCCTGGAAGATACAACTCTATATGTCACACTAGAGCCATGTCCAATGTGCGCAGGTGCTATTTTACAGTCTAGAATCCCACGTGTTGTCTACGGTGCTCGGGATCCAAAAGGCGGTTGCGTTGACTCACTCTATCGCTTATTGAACGATCCACGATTTAATCATGAATGTGATGTGGTTGAAGGCGTGTCGGCGGATGAATGCGGGGAGATGCTTACGGCATTTTTCAGGGCCATTCGTGAACGGAAAAAGAGTGACCAAAAGCGTAAGCGCCTTGATCAAGAGCTTGAATCCTAG
- a CDS encoding deoxynucleoside kinase, protein MSVPFITVEGPIGVGKTSLSKAIADTQQFHQLKEIVDENPFLNKFYDNIEEWSFQTEMFFLCNRYKQLSDIKTEILSEQKPVVADYHIFKNLIFAKRTLDPTEYVKYEEIYKILTKDMLVPNIIVYLHASLDTLMKRISQRGRAFEKNMDPAYLQQLAEDYETFITYFESAHPEIPVLRFNGDDLDFVNSEEDLQFILDTVDATIRKGVTLNELT, encoded by the coding sequence ATGTCTGTTCCGTTCATAACGGTCGAAGGTCCGATTGGAGTTGGAAAAACGTCACTTTCCAAGGCAATCGCGGACACACAGCAATTCCATCAGCTAAAAGAGATTGTGGATGAAAATCCATTTTTAAATAAATTTTATGACAACATCGAGGAATGGAGTTTCCAAACCGAAATGTTTTTTCTTTGCAATCGATATAAACAGCTTAGCGATATTAAAACCGAGATATTGAGTGAACAAAAACCGGTTGTTGCTGATTATCATATTTTTAAAAACCTCATTTTTGCAAAACGTACATTAGATCCAACAGAATATGTGAAGTACGAGGAAATCTATAAGATTTTGACGAAGGACATGCTTGTTCCGAATATAATTGTTTACCTACACGCGAGCCTAGACACACTTATGAAGCGTATTTCACAGCGTGGGCGTGCATTTGAGAAAAACATGGATCCCGCTTATTTGCAGCAACTTGCGGAAGATTACGAGACGTTCATCACGTATTTTGAATCGGCACATCCTGAAATTCCTGTTCTTCGGTTCAACGGAGATGATCTAGATTTCGTTAACAGCGAAGAGGATCTGCAATTCATTTTAGATACTGTCGATGCGACGATACGAAAAGGAGTTACATTGAATGAACTTACGTGA
- a CDS encoding deoxynucleoside kinase, giving the protein MNLREKYGIPQNAVITIAGTVGVGKSTMTQALADALNFRTSFENVDQNPYLDLFYNDFEKWSFHLQIYFLAERFKEQKRIFEYGGGFIQDRSIYEDTGIFAKMHMEKGTMNPVDYDTYTNLFEAMVMTPYFPHPDLLVYLEGPLDGIISRVKERGRVMEQETPVSYWEEMHGRYENWINSFNACPVLRLDINDYDLLTNPREVETIVEKIGHSLKQTSLLKK; this is encoded by the coding sequence ATGAACTTACGTGAAAAATACGGCATCCCTCAAAATGCTGTCATTACAATTGCAGGGACGGTGGGGGTCGGCAAGTCAACGATGACGCAGGCACTTGCGGATGCACTGAATTTCAGGACATCATTTGAAAATGTCGATCAGAATCCCTACCTCGATCTTTTTTACAATGACTTTGAAAAGTGGAGCTTCCATTTACAAATTTACTTCTTGGCAGAGCGATTCAAGGAGCAGAAACGTATATTTGAATATGGCGGCGGATTTATCCAAGACCGTTCGATTTATGAAGATACAGGTATTTTTGCAAAAATGCATATGGAAAAAGGGACGATGAACCCGGTTGATTATGATACGTATACGAATCTGTTTGAAGCAATGGTTATGACACCCTATTTTCCGCATCCGGATTTGCTGGTTTATTTGGAAGGACCGCTTGACGGCATCATTTCACGTGTCAAAGAACGCGGTCGCGTGATGGAACAGGAGACACCGGTTTCATACTGGGAAGAGATGCACGGACGCTATGAGAATTGGATCAATTCGTTCAATGCATGCCCGGTATTACGTCTAGATATCAATGATTATGATCTTCTTACTAATCCGCGAGAAGTGGAAACGATTGTTGAGAAAATAGGACATTCCCTGAAGCAAACGTCACTTTTGAAAAAATGA